Below is a genomic region from Burkholderia pyrrocinia.
GATACGGTGCCTGCTCGCGCACGGAGGGAGGCAGGAGGCAGCGCCGGAGCAACGCCAGCGGATGTTGCCATCATGGATGCAAAAGTGTGCGCGGCGGCTACCGGTCTTGCGACTGCAACGACGCCAACGGGCGCGGCGACCATCGCCGCGCGCAAGACGTCCGGCCGGCCCGGCCGGGCTGCTTCGCTGCGCCATGCGCTGATCGCAATCGTTTGCGTGTTGGGTGCGGCATCCGCGGTGCTCGTCGAGGATCCCGCCGATGCGGACGGCTCGCCCGACACCATGCGCATCGTCGCCACCGCGAGCCCCGCCGATCCCGCCGTTTCGTCACACGACTCCGCCGTGCGCCAGGTCGTGCTCGGCATCATCAGCTTCACGCGCTGGCCGACGACGCCCGTTCGCCTGCATTTGTGCGTCACGGGCCGGCCCGACTACGCGCGCGGCCTGACCGACACGCTGCAGGCCGGCTCGACGCTGCTCGACGTGCAGCGTGTCCGCTTCGACGATCCCTCGCTCGGCATGGCCTGCGACATCGTCTATATCGGCACCCTGAGCGACGTCGAGCGAACGCGGGTGAGAGCCGCGTTGGCCGGCCATCCGGTGCTGACCATCTCGGAACGCGATCCGTCCTGCACCGCAGGCAGCATGTTCTGTCTCAACGTCGACGGCGAACGCGTGTCGTTCGACATCAATCTCGACGCCGTGGCGCGCAGCGGCGTACGCGTGCATCCGAACGTGCTCAATCTCGCGCGACGGCCGGGGGCGCCATGAGTCGGTTCGCGCCTCACTTTTCCCCCTCGCGGGTGTCGCGCCCGACGCTGCAAAGCGTGTTGCGCCGCGCGCACCTGCGCCTTGCGTTCGTCGCCGTCGCGATGGCCGCCGTGTCGTTGATCGTGGTCGCCGTGATCGCGTTGCGGGCCTATGCCGGCAACAACCTGAACCTGCTGGCGCGATCGCTCGGTTATACGGTCGAGGCGGCGCTCGTGTTCGGCGACCGCGTCGCGGCGAACGAGGCGATCGGGTTGATCGCCGGCGATGAGGACGTCGCGCAGGTGGTCGTCACGGACAGCAATGGCCAGCTGTTCGCGACGTGGCAGTTGCCTGCCGGCAGCCAGATCGCGCGGCTTGAGCGCGTCGTCGCCGACCTTGCGCTGCCCGGGCCCGTGACGGTTCCGGTGATGCACGACGGCATCATCGTCGGCCACGTCGTCGTGCGCGGCCGCGGGCACCAGTTCTTCGGCTTCCTGCTCGGCGGCGTCGGCGGCATTCTCGGCGGCCTGGCCGTCAGCGTGTTCGGCGCGTATGTCAGCTCGAAGCGTCTGCTGCGCAACATCGTTTCGCCGCTGCGCGCGCTGGCCGGCGTGGCGCACGCCGTACGGCGCGACCGTGCGTTCGCGCGACGGGTCGCGCCCGTGCCGATCGCCGAACTGAACGAGCTCGGCGACGACTTCAATGCGTTGCTCGACGAATTCGAAGACTGGCAGAACACGCTGCGCGACGAGAACGCGTCGCTCGAACACAAGGCGACGCACGATGCGCTCACGGGCCTGCCCAACCGCGTGCAGTTCGAGTCGCGCCTTGCGCTTGCGCTCAGCGAAGCCAGGGCGACGGGCCAGCGGGTCGGCATCCTGTATCTGGACTGCGACCGCTTCAAGGAGATCAACGATTGCTTCGGCCACGACGCCGGCGACGCGGTGCTGATCGACATCGCGGCGCGGCTGCGCGCGCAGGTGCGCGAGGCCGATCTGGTCGCCCGGCTGGGCGGCGACGAATTCGCGGTGATGCTGTCGGCTGTGCGCGAAGCGGGCAGCGTATGTCGCATCGCCGACGAGATATTGTCCGGCATGGCGCCGTCGATCGAACTGTTCGACGGCCGCATGGTGGCCACCATGATGAGTGCCGGCGTTGCGCTGTATCCCGACCACGCGTCGGACGCGGGCGGCTTGCTGCGCGCGGCGGATGCGGCGATGTACCGGGCCAAGCGCACTCGGCCAGGCTCGTGGCAGTTGGCTGAAAGTGTCGCAGGACCGGTTTGATGCCGATCGCTTCGCGCTGCGGGCGAGGCCGCGGCAGCGGATCACAAAAAGCGCGCCCGACGCGGGCGCCCTCGAAGGGGATGTGAGATGAACAACTCGTTTCCTGTGAGCACGGGGCGGATGTGCGTCACGAGCGCGCTGCTGCTGTGTTTGCTGCTGGGGGGCTGCAAGGCGCCGCCGCTTCATCGTGGGCTGACGCAGACGCAGGTCACGACGCTCAAGTCGGCCGGTTTCCACGAGACCGAGGAGGGTTTCGAGTTCGGCTCGACCGGACCGATCCTGTTCGATTTCGATCGATATAACCTCAAGCCCGATGTGCGGCGGATCGTCGAACGGATCGGGCGCACGCTCAGGTCGGCGGGGATCAACGGGGTGCGGGTTTATGGGTACTCGGATCAGGAGGGGGCGGATGATTACGACTTCGAGTTGTCCAAGCGGCGTGCCGAGGTCGTGGCGATAGAACTCGTCGACGTCGGGCTGGATGGGAAGCGCATTGCGGTTGTCGGTAGAGGGAAGCGCGACCCGGTGGGCGACAACCGTACGCCGGCCGGCAGGATGCAGAATCGGAGGGCAGCGATTGTGGTTTCGCCGAGGTGACGTTCCTGGCGGGATGGCAGCGTCCGGCGATGCGTATCGCGTATTGGTGTGCAGCGATTGGCCGCAATCGGAAGGAGACGAAACATGAGGTGGGCCACCGTCACGGAACTGAACAGCCTCATTCCGCTACCCGCCGGGTATGCGTTCTAGCAGTTGAGCCGCAGCCAGATTCCGGATCTCACGACGAAAGTCCGGCAATGGCACCCGGACATCGGGATTGGCGCCGGCAGTTGCTACGTCCGGGAACAGTTCTATCTCGACAAGACCTTCCTGGCGAATGAGGCTGAACGGGACGTCTACGTTCTGTTGATCAAGTTCGCCGACGAGATCGTCGGCATGTGGTCTTACGAGCGTGAACCCGATGCGCTGTCGATCTATGGGCGGCTATTGATCGTGGCGCCGGAGCACCGTGGCTCGAAGCTGGCCCTGAGCTGCATGTCCGGTACCGAACGCATTTGTCGAACCTGCGGCGCCGAGTTCGTCTACACGATGGCGACGCTGAAAGTGCCGCACATGCAGGTCGCACTGGAACGCGCCGGCTATCTGCTGGTTGGTTTCGCGCCTGGCTACGACCGGGAGATCGGGAGCGATGGTGCCGTGAAGCGGATATTCGAGGCCGTCTATGGCAAGGTTCTCGTTGCTGACGAAGACATGCTGCGCCCCGACCCGGCGAATCTCACACCGAAGGCGAAGGCGCTTTTCGACCTGATGTTTCCGATCGCCGCGCCATAGGCAAGGGCGCTGCGTGTCGTAGGCGTATGAGCGTCTGCTCGGTACAAGCCGCGGACCTTCATGTTCTTGTCATGTGGACGGATCGTCGGCTGGAGCAGTCGTTGGCGACTGGAAGCTGCTCGATAAAGTCCGGATGGGGCTTTCATTTGCCCGAATAGAACGGTTCCGCCCGTTTTTTAACTCCCCATTGCCATTCCTTCCCCGCGGGCAAGCCTGCCCTGGCGCCCAGCCGCTGGTCTGGTTTTCCGAGTTTCAGGGCCCGAACGAAAACGTTTGCCGGTGTCTTTCGCATGGTCGGAATTTGTCCTACATTATCGGGGCTTCGGGCCGGCCAGACGGCCCACGGAACCTGAGATCACACGCAAGGAACAAGAATGAGTTTCGCTCCGAACGGGGGTATTCCCAATGGTTTGGGCGGCGGCGCGCTCGGCTCCTTGAGCGCGCTCGGCGGCCTGGCAGGGCCGATCGCCTCGAGTGTTGCCGGGAGCCTCGGGCCGCTCGCGGGCCTGGCCGGGCACGTCGACACCGTCCAGCGTGCGATGCAGCTCGCACAGACCGGCTTCTCGCTGATGGACAAGACGCCCGGCGCGGTTGCCGAAGCGATCAACGGCGCCGCCAACCCCGCGCGCCTGACCCAGCTCAATCGTTACGTCACGCTCGATACGCCGCTCGGCCCGGATGTGCTGCTGGTCAGCGCCGCCGTCGTCGACGAGTACGTGAACCGGTTGCCGGAAATCCACCTCGACCTGCTGTCGCATCGCCACGACCTGCGCCCCGACGACCTGATCGGCCAGCAGGTCAAGATTCGATTCGATCAGCAGGCGCGCCTGTCGACACTTGAACGCGTCGTTGCATCGGGTGCCGGCGAGAACGACCGTTATTTCGACGGCTACGTCGCGTCGTTCGACCGCGCCGGCAATCCCGGGAATGTCACGCAGTACCACCTGACGGCGGTGCCGTGGTTCTGGTTCCTGACGCGCTCGACCGACTGCCGGATTTTCCAGAACAAGACCGCGCAGGACATCCTCGCCGAGATTTTCCAGGAGCACGGATTCTCCGACTTCGTGTTCGACATCCGGACGAACCAGAAACCGCTCGAATACGTGGTGATGTACCAGGAGTCCTACTACAACTTCTGTGCGCGGTTGATGGAGCAGGAAGGGCTGGTCTGGACGCACCGCTACGAGAAGGACAAGCACATGCTTGTGATCGGCGACACGAATTTGCTGTTCCGCCCGATCGACGGGCTGGCAACCGTGCCGTTCGCCGCCACCGAGGCGAGCGAGGACAGCGGCATCGACCAGTTGCACGAAGGCCGGCGCTTTGGCGTCGGCAAGGTCACGTTCCGCGACTTCAATCACCAGAATCCGTCGTCGCCGCTGATGCTGGTGGAAGCCGGCCCGCAGAACCTCAAGCACGCGCGGCTCGACTCGACCGAGCGGTTCGAGCACCAGTCGCTGTACGACCACGGCGACGACGGCAACCGTTATGCCCGTTTTGCGATGGAGGCCGAGGAGGCGCAGGCCCATCGCTATACCGGCGGCGGCTACGCATGGCGCATGACGACCGCCGGCGCCGTCAACGTGGCCAATCACCCGGTCCTCGAGAACAACCAGGAATACGTGATCCTGCACGTGCGTCACGAGGCGGTGAACGACTACACGCAGCACAGCGCAAAGCTGCCGTACCGCAACAGCTTCGCGTTGCTGCCGAAGAAGATTCCGTACCGCGCGCCGCGCGGCACGCCGAAACCGGTGATTCACGGCACGCAGTCGGCGATCGTCGTCGGTCCGAAGGGCGAGGAAATCTACACCAACGGGAGCGCCGTGAAGGTGCATTTCCCGTGGGACCGGCGCGGCAAGAAGGATGGATCCGACTCGATGTGGGTGCGCGTGTCGCAGCCGTGGGCGGGCGATGGCTGGGGCGCGGCCGCGATTCCGCGGATCAAGCAGGAAGTGCTCGTGGCGTTCAATCAGGGCGATCCGGATAACCCGGTGATCGTGGGCCGCGTGTTCAACGGCGAGCAAGGCAATCCGTACCACGGTGCGGCCGGCCAGACGATGGGGATCAAGAGCCAGACGCACAAGGGGCAGGGCTCGAACGAGATCCGCATGACCGACACGAACGGCATGCAGGAATTCTTCATGCACGCCCAGAAAGACATGAACACCGTGGTCGAGAACAGCGAGACGCACAAGGTGCTGGGGCCGATGCGTACCGTCCTGGTGGCGACGGGCAGCGAAGAAAAGCAGATTCCGCAGGGCAACCTGACCGAGACGATCGCCGAGAAGCGGAGCACCACCGCGACCACGGTCGAGGTGACGACGCCTGCCAAGGATGGCGGCGGCGGCACGCAGGTCTACGTGGCCGAGCGCGGCATCCTGCTGAAGGTGCAGGACAGCTCGATCTCGCTCGCGCCCGAAGGCATTCGCCTCGAGCACAAGGGCTCCGTGATCCTGATGACCGACGACGGCGTGATGGTCAACGGCCAGCGCATCGATCTCAACAAATAACACGAACAAAACCAGCCATGCACTACGCAATCCACGAAGGCACCTTCGAACTGCCGGACGCGGCGCTCGACCGCACCGTCAACATCCTCGTGATGCACGCCGGCCCCGGCGGCCTCAACCTCGTGATCGCCCGTGGGCGGCTGCGCGACGGGGAGGATATCGATGCGTTTGTCGCGCGCGAATGGGAAGTGGCGTCGCGCGATGCCAAGATGCTCACCGAGAAGGCGCGCCGGCCTGTGACGGTGGCGGGCCGCTCGGGCATCCAGATCGATTCCACGCACGAGCGGGATGGCCGGCTCTGGCATCAACTGCAGACCATGTTCCCGTCGGACGACGCTGGCCGCGTGCTGGTGATGACGCTGACCAGCGCGGCACCGCTGACCGAAGAGCAGCAGGCGATCGCCGACCGGATGCTCGCCAGTTTCCAGCCGCGCGCGGCTCGACCGACCCTGCTCGGACCGGGTGACGCGTCGTGAGCGCGGAAAACTTCGCGGCCGCGCGCTTCGAAGATCCGATCCAGCACACGTCGTTCCTGGGTGAGCTTGTCGGCACGGTCGGGTCGGTGGTCGGCGGTGCCATCGTCGGTGCATTGGTGGCGGAGGCGATGGAGGGGCTGGTGTTCGTCGGCCTCGCTGCGCTCGAGATCGGCACGGCAGGGTTGGCGACGCCGCTCGTGATTGCGATCGGTGTGGGGGTGGCGGTCGGCTCGGGCGCGCTGATGGAAGCGAGCGGGATGAACGAGGCCATCGACGACGGCGCGAAAGCACTGGCCAATTCGATCGTGCCGCCCGAGATCAAAGGCAAGATCGCGAGCGGGTCGGGGAACGTTTACGTCAACAACAAGCCGGCGGCGCGGGCGGCGAAGCCGGGCGATCTCGATACCGTCGCTTGTACGGATCATCCTGGGCCTCAGATGATCGCCGATGGGTCGGGGAGCGTTTATATCAACGATCATCCGGCTGCGCGCGTTGGGGACAAGACGACATGTGACGGGACGATTGCTGAAGGTTCCGATAACGTTTTCATCGGCGGTGGTACGCAGCGGGTGCGGGACGTGAAGTCGGCTTCCCGGCTCGGATGGCTGGGGGCGGCGCTTGGTATTGCGCTGGCGGTTTGTGGCCGCGGGAAGATGAGCTGGGGGCAGTTTCTGAAAGGCAAGCTGCCTTGCCTCGCGATCAATTTTGCGGCCGGTGCCTTCGGTACGTGGCTCGGTAGTTTGGCGAGGCCGTCTGCGGGCCATCCGGTCAACGTCATTACCGGCGGCAAGATTCTCGACGGCACGGACGATACCGATTTCGCATTGCCCGGGCCACTACCGATCGTGTGGCGACGTTTTTACAGCAGTCACGATGATCGTGCAGACAGCCTGTTCGGGCCGGGCTGGAGCGTGCCGATCAGCGTTGAACTGCGGCTTGCGCGTGAGCATGGCGAGATCACGTCGATCACGTATTGGGACGAGCAGGGGCGCGACATCGTGTTCCCGGCCGTGCCGCCGGGTGAGAGCCATTTCAGCGTGCCCGAAGGCATTTACCTGATCTGTACGGCCGGCGGCCATTACGTGGTTGAGACGGTCGATGGTTTGTATCGCGATTTCGGCCGTGCGCGTAGCGATGCGGACAACGAGACGCTCAAGCTGTGGCGTCTCGAGGATCGCAACGGTAACTGGATCGAGGTGGAGCAAGAGGCGGCCGATG
It encodes:
- a CDS encoding type VI secretion system Vgr family protein; translation: MSFAPNGGIPNGLGGGALGSLSALGGLAGPIASSVAGSLGPLAGLAGHVDTVQRAMQLAQTGFSLMDKTPGAVAEAINGAANPARLTQLNRYVTLDTPLGPDVLLVSAAVVDEYVNRLPEIHLDLLSHRHDLRPDDLIGQQVKIRFDQQARLSTLERVVASGAGENDRYFDGYVASFDRAGNPGNVTQYHLTAVPWFWFLTRSTDCRIFQNKTAQDILAEIFQEHGFSDFVFDIRTNQKPLEYVVMYQESYYNFCARLMEQEGLVWTHRYEKDKHMLVIGDTNLLFRPIDGLATVPFAATEASEDSGIDQLHEGRRFGVGKVTFRDFNHQNPSSPLMLVEAGPQNLKHARLDSTERFEHQSLYDHGDDGNRYARFAMEAEEAQAHRYTGGGYAWRMTTAGAVNVANHPVLENNQEYVILHVRHEAVNDYTQHSAKLPYRNSFALLPKKIPYRAPRGTPKPVIHGTQSAIVVGPKGEEIYTNGSAVKVHFPWDRRGKKDGSDSMWVRVSQPWAGDGWGAAAIPRIKQEVLVAFNQGDPDNPVIVGRVFNGEQGNPYHGAAGQTMGIKSQTHKGQGSNEIRMTDTNGMQEFFMHAQKDMNTVVENSETHKVLGPMRTVLVATGSEEKQIPQGNLTETIAEKRSTTATTVEVTTPAKDGGGGTQVYVAERGILLKVQDSSISLAPEGIRLEHKGSVILMTDDGVMVNGQRIDLNK
- a CDS encoding DcrB-related protein, with the protein product MHYAIHEGTFELPDAALDRTVNILVMHAGPGGLNLVIARGRLRDGEDIDAFVAREWEVASRDAKMLTEKARRPVTVAGRSGIQIDSTHERDGRLWHQLQTMFPSDDAGRVLVMTLTSAAPLTEEQQAIADRMLASFQPRAARPTLLGPGDAS
- a CDS encoding OmpA family protein, with amino-acid sequence MNNSFPVSTGRMCVTSALLLCLLLGGCKAPPLHRGLTQTQVTTLKSAGFHETEEGFEFGSTGPILFDFDRYNLKPDVRRIVERIGRTLRSAGINGVRVYGYSDQEGADDYDFELSKRRAEVVAIELVDVGLDGKRIAVVGRGKRDPVGDNRTPAGRMQNRRAAIVVSPR
- a CDS encoding GNAT family N-acetyltransferase, producing the protein MSRSQIPDLTTKVRQWHPDIGIGAGSCYVREQFYLDKTFLANEAERDVYVLLIKFADEIVGMWSYEREPDALSIYGRLLIVAPEHRGSKLALSCMSGTERICRTCGAEFVYTMATLKVPHMQVALERAGYLLVGFAPGYDREIGSDGAVKRIFEAVYGKVLVADEDMLRPDPANLTPKAKALFDLMFPIAAP
- a CDS encoding YfiR family protein; this translates as MDAKVCAAATGLATATTPTGAATIAARKTSGRPGRAASLRHALIAIVCVLGAASAVLVEDPADADGSPDTMRIVATASPADPAVSSHDSAVRQVVLGIISFTRWPTTPVRLHLCVTGRPDYARGLTDTLQAGSTLLDVQRVRFDDPSLGMACDIVYIGTLSDVERTRVRAALAGHPVLTISERDPSCTAGSMFCLNVDGERVSFDINLDAVARSGVRVHPNVLNLARRPGAP
- a CDS encoding diguanylate cyclase domain-containing protein yields the protein MSRFAPHFSPSRVSRPTLQSVLRRAHLRLAFVAVAMAAVSLIVVAVIALRAYAGNNLNLLARSLGYTVEAALVFGDRVAANEAIGLIAGDEDVAQVVVTDSNGQLFATWQLPAGSQIARLERVVADLALPGPVTVPVMHDGIIVGHVVVRGRGHQFFGFLLGGVGGILGGLAVSVFGAYVSSKRLLRNIVSPLRALAGVAHAVRRDRAFARRVAPVPIAELNELGDDFNALLDEFEDWQNTLRDENASLEHKATHDALTGLPNRVQFESRLALALSEARATGQRVGILYLDCDRFKEINDCFGHDAGDAVLIDIAARLRAQVREADLVARLGGDEFAVMLSAVREAGSVCRIADEILSGMAPSIELFDGRMVATMMSAGVALYPDHASDAGGLLRAADAAMYRAKRTRPGSWQLAESVAGPV